Proteins encoded in a region of the Triticum dicoccoides isolate Atlit2015 ecotype Zavitan chromosome 3A, WEW_v2.0, whole genome shotgun sequence genome:
- the LOC119266615 gene encoding uncharacterized protein LOC119266615, with protein MTLLAAITSSSPAAAANHPVVLTPGAPPPSATTALPAPIDPADWALAPADPALATAASFLAVSLSADALTAPRFRALLGSFLTTLSRSLALPAPPAKLLPAVRAAAPYLPATLAPLLASSAARLAEYDVLLALTETRALPHPPQGLLAALDAAARPDLLCAVLRQAADLRSAELLAALRCFLCPASDRAYDSMVAVKTRWKEAALAVANMAVDELRTGAQVTRRAAILLMMGHDGFTSPEVCLHYLFASRNVEDPLVLAAAVSELDGGEVASLLRYLAKWVGKYSRFPEAQPCPEAVEIHKLEQCDSVPSLVAVARAMGLVLDQHFSHIVLNAELRQDLLAAGVMAKELAAEAEAGPILDLLRRMPQAV; from the exons ATGACGCTCCTCGCCGCCATCACCAGCtcctctccggccgccgccgccaaccacccCGTCGTCCTCACCCCGGGCGCGCCACCACCTTCCGCGACCACCGCCCTCCCCGCCCCAATCGACCCCGCCGACTGGGCCCTCGCCCCGGCCGACCCGGCCCTCGCCACCG CGGCCTCCTTCCTCGCCGTCTCCCTCTCCGCCGACGCGCTCACCGCCCCGCGCTTCCGCGCGCTGCTCGGCTCCTTCCTCACCACCCTCTCCCGCTCCCTCGCCCTCCCGGCCCCGCCCGCCAAGCTCCTGCCCGCCGTCCGCGCCGCGGCCCCCTACCTCCCGGCCACGCTCGCCCCGCTCCTCGCCTCcagcgccgcccgcctcgccgagtACGACGTGCTGCTCGCCCTGACGGAGACCCGCGCGCTCCCGCACCCGCCGCAGGGCCTCCTCGCGGCCCTCGACGCTGCCGCCCGCCCCGACCTCCTCTGCGCCGTGCTCCGCCAGGCCGCCGACCTCCGCTCGGCCGAGCTCCTCGCCGCGCTCCGCTGCTTCCTCTGCCCGGCCTCCGACCGGGCCTACGACTCCATGGTCGCCGTCAAGACCCGCTGGAAGGAGGCGGCCTTGGCCGTCGCCAACATGGCCGTCGACGAGCTCCGCACGGGCGCCCAGGTCACGAGGCGTGCTGCGATCCTGCTCATGATGGGCCACGACGGGTTCACCTCCCCGGAGGTGTGCCTGCACTACCTCTTTGCGTCGAGGAACGTTGAGGACCCGCTGGTCCTCGCCGCGGCCGTGTCCGAGCTGGACGGCGGGGAGGTGGCCAGCCTGCTGAGGTACCTCGCCAAGTGGGTGGGGAAGTACTCCAGGTTCCCGGAGGCCCAGCCTTGCCCCGAGGCGGTGGAAATCCACAAGCTCGAGCAGTGCGACAGTGTGCCGTCGCTTGTGGCGGTCGCCAGGGCGATGGGCCTGGTGCTGGACCAGCATTTCTCCCACATCGTGCTGAATGCGGAGCTGCGGCAGGACCTGTTGGCCGCGGGGGTGATGGCGAAAGAgctggctgccgaggctgaagcgggTCCAATCCTCGACTTGCTTCGCCGTATGCCGCAGGCTGTGTGA